One region of Zingiber officinale cultivar Zhangliang chromosome 7B, Zo_v1.1, whole genome shotgun sequence genomic DNA includes:
- the LOC122003790 gene encoding UPF0047 protein YjbQ-like: MAAKWAQKTVVVPAQRRGCHLITPKIVEEIQQDLSGFKCGLAHLFLQHTSASLTINENYDSDVQSDTETFLNRIVPEGRSAPWKHTLEGE; encoded by the exons ATGGCCGCCAAGTGGGCACAGAAGACCGTCGTCGTCCCTGCTCAGAGGCGCGGATGCCATCTCATCACCCCCAAG ATTGTTGAAGAGATACAACAAGATTTGTCGGGCTTCAAATGCGGCCTTGCTCATCTTTTCC TGCAGCATACAAGTGCTTCTCTCACCATAAATGAGAATTATGACTCTGATGTTCAGAGCGACACTGAAACATTTCTGAATCGGATTGTGCCAGAG GGTCGATCTGCACCGTGGAAGCACACATTGGAAGGTGAGTAA